One window of the Halictus rubicundus isolate RS-2024b chromosome 6, iyHalRubi1_principal, whole genome shotgun sequence genome contains the following:
- the Cndp2 gene encoding cytosolic non-specific dipeptidase 2, protein MASDLPTILKNLFSFIDNHKKEYINNLHEAVAIKSVSAWPDHRDEVVKMMKWMEDRLKDLGATTELADVGKETLPNGDEIPLPPVLLGTLGLDKKKKTVLLYGHLDVQPALKEDGWDTEPFVLIEKDEKLYGRGSTDDKGPVLCWIHALQAFKAIGATIPVNLKFVFEGMEESGSIGLDDLLWARKDTFLQGVDYVCISDNYWLGTTKPCITYGLRGICYFNVEITCAAKDLHSGVFGGLVYEAMADLIYLLNTLVDVNGKILIDGVYDNVAKITAKELDAYNTIEFDVAEFKESVGADRLAHNEDKIKLLMHRWRQPTLSLHGIEGAFSEPGAKTVIPRKVIGKFSMRLVPDMSPDEVEEKVMTYLNKKWAARGSPNAMKISLGHGGKPWSENPDHPNYMAARKATKHVYKVEPDLCREGGSIPVTLTFQEVTGKNVLLLPVGAGDDGAHSQNEKLNVRNYIEGTKLLGAYLYEVGQIQ, encoded by the exons atggctTCAGATCTTCcaacaattctaaaaaatttgttcag TTTTATTGACAACCATAAAAAAGAATACATAAATAACCTACATGAAGCAGTGGCTATAAAATCGGTTTCTGCGTGGCCAGATCATAGAGATGAGGTAGTAAAAATGATGAAATGGATGGAAGATAGATTAAAAGATCTTGGTGCTACTACAGAATTAGCAGATGTTGGAAAAGAAACTCTTCCAAATGGAGATGAAATACCGTTGCCACCTGTTTTGTTAGGAACCCTTGGgttagataaaaaaaaaaagactgtaCTTTTATATGGGCATTTAGATGTGCAACCAGCATTGAAAGAAGATGGTTGGGATACAGAACCGTTTGTTCTTATTGAAAAAGATGAAAAATTATATGGCCGTGGAAGTACAGATGACAAAGGTCCTGTACTTTGTTGGATACATGCTTTGCAAGCTTTCAAAGCTATTGGAGCAACTATTCCAGTAAATCTTAAG TTTGTTTTTGAAGGTATGGAAGAAAGTGGAAGCATAGGTTTGGATGACCTTCTGTGGGCACGTAAAGATACATTCTTGCAAGGAGTAGATTATGTCTGCATATCTGATAATTATTGGTTGGGTACTACAAAACCATGTATTACATATGGCTTGAGAGGCATATGTTACTTTAATGTTGAAATAACGTGTGCTGCTAAAGATTTACACAGTGGTGTATTCGGTGGACTTGTGTACGAAGCAATGGCAGACTTAATTTACTTATTAAATACATTGGTTGATGTTAATGGTAAAATCTTAATCGATGGCGTATATGACAATGTAGCTAAGATTACAGCAAAAGAATTGGATGCTTATAACACAATAGAATTTGACGTGGCTGAATTTAAAGAATCTGTTGGTGCTGATAGACTGGCTCACAATGAAGATAAG ATCAAGCTTTTAATGCATCGATGGAGACAACCCACTTTATCCCTTCATGGAATAGAAGGTGCATTTAGTGAACCAGGTGCAAAAACTGTCATTCCAAGAAAAGTTATTGGTAAATTTTCAATGAGATTGGTGCCAGACATGAGCCCTGATGAAGTTGAAGAAAAAGTAATGACATATTTGAATAAAAAGTGGGCTGCTAGAGGTAGTCCAAATGCAATGAAAATTAGTTTAGGTCATGGAGGAAAACCTTGGTCTGAAAATCCCGATCATCCAAATTATATGGCTGCACGAAAGGCTACCAAACATGTTTATAAAGTAGAACCTGACTTATGTCGAGAAGGTGGTTCAATTCCAGTTACTTTGACATTCCAAGAAGTAACGGGTAAAAATGTACTGCTTTTGCCAGTTGGCGCTGGTGATGATGGAGCTCATTCTCAGAATGAAAAGTTAAACGTCCGCAATTACATCGAGGGT ACTAAATTACTTGGTGCTTATTTGTACGAAGTAGGTCAAATTCAGTAA